In a genomic window of Myxococcales bacterium:
- a CDS encoding MerR family DNA-binding protein: MEKPAVKLLRVGELAKVVGKTVRAMHLYEELGLLEPAGRSEGGFRLYGPAAVDRIHWIVKLQAIGFTLAEIQGFVSDFRDAGTGKDATDRVRSVFAGKLDQIRAQMTQLRVIENDLHEALAYLDSCTSCSTEFTPHECGACGHNGHEREKAPRLFAGLSRRRLPMHGRPAREFDVAATELIKDSDARDPNRPRN, translated from the coding sequence ATGGAAAAGCCAGCAGTCAAACTCCTACGTGTCGGCGAGCTCGCCAAGGTGGTCGGGAAGACCGTCCGGGCGATGCACCTGTACGAGGAGCTCGGGCTGCTGGAGCCGGCTGGTCGCTCGGAGGGCGGGTTCCGCCTGTACGGCCCGGCCGCGGTCGACCGCATCCACTGGATCGTCAAGCTCCAGGCGATCGGCTTCACGCTGGCCGAGATCCAGGGCTTCGTCTCCGACTTCCGGGACGCCGGCACTGGCAAGGACGCGACCGATCGCGTGCGGTCGGTGTTCGCCGGCAAGCTCGACCAGATCCGCGCCCAGATGACCCAGCTGCGGGTGATCGAGAACGATCTGCACGAGGCGCTGGCGTACCTCGACTCGTGCACGTCGTGCTCGACCGAGTTCACGCCGCACGAGTGCGGCGCCTGCGGCCACAACGGCCACGAGCGCGAGAAGGCCCCGCGGTTGTTCGCGGGCCTGTCGCGACGGCGCCTGCCGATGCACGGCCGCCCGGCGCGCGAGTTCGACGTCGCCGCCACCGAGCTGATCAAGGATTCCGACGCGCGCGATCCCAATCGCCCGCGCAACTAG
- a CDS encoding FAD-binding protein, translating into MTAGLSPSRVDIGALLARELDPATVIVPGDDRLADYGRDESHAGPFPADVAVRCRSTEEVAIVLRLCAEHGVPCTPRGAGSGLTGGCLPVRGGVVLSVEDMRQIKEISADDMVAVVEPGVVTGELQAQVEAQGLFYPPDPASLEYCSIGGNAANNAGGPRAFRYGVTREYVLGLEVGLMGGEVLRVGRRTTKGVTGYDLTAGFVGSEGTFGVITELTLRLLPKPPAVATLLAVFQDVAAAAGAITALIGRGVRPRVIEFADRTSIDHVRGRSRYAFPAAAGAIALIEVDGDADTLDGQLERLGEDCDAAGALDVFAANDPAERRALWEARRQISPSLKEAHAIKIGEDVCVPRSAIVEMLARTDRIAADVGLPIAVFGHAGDGNLHVNVVSDEDPADPASWAKVDHACAQIFAAAVDLRGTLSGEHGIGLIKRPYMHLEQGERVLEWQRRWKAMWDPLDLLNPGKLIPARRPACSE; encoded by the coding sequence GTGACCGCCGGCCTGTCTCCGTCGCGCGTCGACATCGGCGCGCTCCTGGCGCGGGAGCTCGACCCCGCCACCGTCATCGTGCCCGGTGACGATCGTCTGGCCGACTACGGCCGGGACGAGAGCCACGCCGGGCCGTTCCCGGCCGACGTCGCGGTGCGGTGCCGCTCGACCGAGGAGGTCGCGATCGTGCTCCGGCTGTGCGCCGAGCACGGGGTCCCGTGCACGCCGCGCGGCGCCGGCAGCGGCCTGACCGGCGGGTGCCTGCCCGTCCGCGGCGGCGTGGTGCTGTCGGTCGAGGACATGCGCCAGATCAAGGAGATCAGCGCGGATGACATGGTCGCGGTGGTCGAGCCCGGCGTCGTCACCGGCGAGCTCCAGGCCCAGGTCGAGGCCCAGGGCCTGTTCTACCCGCCCGACCCGGCCAGCCTCGAGTACTGCTCGATCGGCGGCAACGCCGCCAACAACGCCGGCGGCCCGCGCGCGTTCCGCTACGGCGTCACCCGCGAGTACGTGCTCGGCCTCGAGGTCGGGCTCATGGGCGGCGAGGTGCTGCGGGTCGGCCGGCGTACGACCAAGGGCGTGACCGGCTACGACCTGACCGCCGGCTTCGTCGGCAGCGAGGGCACGTTCGGCGTGATCACCGAGCTGACCCTGCGCCTCTTGCCCAAGCCGCCCGCGGTCGCGACGCTGCTCGCGGTGTTCCAGGACGTCGCCGCCGCCGCCGGCGCGATCACCGCGCTGATCGGGCGCGGCGTCCGGCCCCGGGTGATCGAGTTCGCCGATCGCACGTCGATCGATCACGTGCGCGGCCGCTCGCGCTACGCGTTCCCGGCCGCGGCCGGCGCGATCGCGCTGATCGAGGTCGACGGCGACGCCGACACGCTCGACGGCCAGCTCGAGCGCCTCGGCGAGGACTGCGACGCCGCCGGCGCGCTCGACGTGTTCGCCGCCAACGATCCGGCCGAGCGCCGCGCGCTGTGGGAGGCGCGGCGCCAGATCTCGCCGTCGCTCAAGGAGGCCCACGCGATCAAGATCGGCGAGGACGTGTGCGTGCCGCGCTCGGCGATCGTCGAGATGCTGGCCCGGACCGATCGCATCGCCGCCGACGTCGGCCTGCCGATCGCGGTGTTCGGCCACGCCGGCGACGGCAACCTGCACGTCAACGTCGTGTCCGACGAGGATCCCGCCGACCCGGCCAGCTGGGCCAAGGTCGACCACGCGTGCGCGCAGATCTTCGCCGCGGCCGTCGACCTGCGCGGCACGCTGTCGGGCGAGCACGGCATCGGCCTCATCAAGCGGCCGTACATGCACCTCGAGCAGGGCGAGCGCGTGCTCGAGTGGCAGCGGCGCTGGAAGGCGATGTGGGATCCGCTCGACCTGCTCAACCCCGGCAAGCTGATCCCGGCGCGGCGACCGGCGTGCAGCGAGTGA
- a CDS encoding HDIG domain-containing protein yields the protein MREARALIESRAGVGAERVVAELVEAWTETARAEAAAQVRAAGEAATDPASDREAKRVMEIASGRYHNHFLTERNLSTLRLEPAVMETVLAQDGIFHNALEEVGGVKVLVAEDQTSVRLDGQDSLGREIVRRALAKLAKRPETTKDALATPAEFVTKVKEQLDGEVKTLGKKAFQTLGVPRAHPEIVWLVGALNWRTSYTQNQWMHAVEASFLAGMMAAELGLDEKLARRATLMHDIGKALTHKIEGSHAVIGADIARRLGEPELVANAIGSHHADEPANSVYAYLVAAADAMSGARPGARREQTEGFSTKIEDLERIGVRHRGVDYAHAVHGGRELRVYVRERDVDDAGVVELSSEIATQVSDELVFPGQIKVTVIRAFEAVATAN from the coding sequence GTGCGCGAGGCCCGCGCGCTGATCGAGAGCCGGGCCGGCGTCGGCGCCGAGCGGGTCGTCGCCGAGCTGGTCGAGGCCTGGACCGAGACCGCCCGGGCCGAGGCCGCCGCGCAGGTCCGCGCCGCCGGCGAGGCCGCGACCGATCCGGCGTCGGACCGCGAGGCCAAGCGGGTGATGGAGATCGCCAGCGGCCGCTACCACAACCACTTCCTGACCGAGCGCAACCTGTCGACCCTGCGGCTCGAGCCGGCGGTGATGGAGACGGTCCTGGCCCAGGACGGCATCTTCCACAACGCGCTCGAGGAGGTCGGCGGCGTCAAGGTGCTGGTGGCCGAGGATCAGACCTCGGTCCGGCTCGACGGGCAGGACAGCCTCGGCCGCGAGATCGTCCGGCGCGCGCTGGCCAAGCTGGCCAAGCGCCCCGAGACCACCAAGGACGCGCTGGCGACGCCGGCCGAGTTCGTCACCAAGGTGAAGGAGCAGCTCGACGGCGAGGTGAAGACGCTCGGCAAGAAGGCGTTCCAGACCCTCGGCGTGCCGCGCGCGCACCCCGAGATCGTCTGGCTGGTCGGCGCGCTCAACTGGCGCACGAGCTACACCCAGAACCAGTGGATGCACGCGGTCGAGGCGTCGTTCCTGGCCGGCATGATGGCGGCCGAGCTCGGCCTCGACGAGAAGCTCGCGCGGCGCGCGACCTTGATGCACGACATCGGCAAGGCGCTGACCCACAAGATCGAGGGCAGCCACGCGGTGATCGGCGCCGACATCGCGCGGCGGCTCGGCGAGCCCGAGCTGGTCGCCAACGCGATCGGCTCGCACCACGCCGACGAGCCCGCCAACTCGGTCTACGCCTATCTGGTCGCCGCCGCCGACGCGATGAGCGGCGCCCGGCCCGGCGCGCGGCGCGAGCAGACCGAGGGCTTCTCGACCAAGATCGAGGACCTCGAGCGCATCGGCGTGCGCCACCGCGGCGTCGACTACGCCCACGCGGTCCACGGCGGCCGCGAGCTGCGCGTCTACGTGCGCGAGCGCGACGTCGACGACGCCGGCGTCGTCGAGCTGTCGAGCGAGATCGCGACCCAGGTGTCGGACGAGCTGGTGTTCCCGGGCCAGATCAAGGTCACGGTCATCCGCGCGTTCGAGGCGGTCGCGACGGCGAACTGA
- a CDS encoding CoA pyrophosphatase: MTHAELIARMTEALRDRPGLRLADHELRRSAVAVLLVERAGATWVPLIERGADAPTHSGQIALPGGGHDPSDLDLIATAQREAEEELGVPRAAPRVLGMLDDVPTPSGYAITPVVAELDGAQAFAPNPREVASWFWVPLARFFERTDVEVLGTRAWRGRAWTMRAYPYAGHRIWGATARILEAVVELAGGPRCE, from the coding sequence ATGACCCACGCCGAGCTGATCGCCCGCATGACCGAGGCGCTGCGCGATCGCCCGGGGCTGCGCCTCGCCGATCACGAGCTGCGGCGCTCGGCGGTGGCGGTGCTGCTGGTCGAGCGCGCCGGCGCGACCTGGGTGCCGCTGATCGAGCGCGGCGCCGACGCGCCGACCCACTCGGGCCAGATCGCCCTGCCCGGCGGCGGCCACGACCCCAGCGACCTCGACCTGATCGCCACCGCGCAGCGCGAGGCCGAGGAGGAGCTGGGCGTCCCGCGGGCCGCGCCGCGCGTGCTGGGCATGCTCGACGACGTGCCGACGCCGAGCGGCTACGCGATCACGCCGGTCGTGGCCGAGCTCGACGGCGCGCAGGCGTTCGCGCCCAACCCGCGCGAGGTGGCCAGCTGGTTCTGGGTGCCGCTGGCGCGGTTCTTCGAGCGCACCGACGTCGAGGTCCTCGGCACGCGGGCCTGGCGCGGCCGCGCCTGGACGATGCGCGCGTACCCCTACGCCGGCCACCGGATCTGGGGCGCGACCGCGCGCATCCTCGAGGCGGTGGTCGAGCTCGCCGGCGGCCCGCGCTGCGAGTAG
- a CDS encoding NUDIX domain-containing protein — MTAAAAHPVVAVAAIVFDESGRVLLIERGRPPGVGLWTVPGGKVHHGEALAAAVAREVREETGLEVRPGPLVAVIERVIPVDGGAYHYVILDYLATPTGVGALAPGDDARAARFVTAADLLELPLTDGLAGVLAQARAMVAAS; from the coding sequence GTGACCGCCGCGGCGGCGCACCCGGTGGTCGCGGTCGCCGCGATCGTGTTCGACGAGAGCGGCCGGGTGCTGCTGATCGAGCGCGGCCGCCCGCCCGGGGTCGGCCTCTGGACCGTGCCCGGCGGCAAGGTCCACCACGGCGAGGCGCTGGCCGCCGCGGTCGCCCGCGAGGTCCGCGAGGAGACCGGGCTCGAGGTGCGGCCCGGCCCGCTGGTCGCGGTGATCGAGCGCGTGATCCCGGTCGACGGCGGCGCCTACCACTACGTCATCCTCGATTACCTCGCGACGCCGACCGGGGTCGGCGCGCTGGCCCCGGGCGACGACGCGCGGGCCGCCCGCTTCGTCACCGCCGCCGACCTGCTCGAGCTGCCGCTCACCGACGGGCTCGCGGGTGTGCTCGCGCAGGCCCGGGCGATGGTCGCGGCGTCATGA
- the moeB gene encoding molybdopterin-synthase adenylyltransferase MoeB: MPSYAEFLAAALAAIREVLPAEALAGAPVVIDVREADERAEGTIPGARAIPRGSLESRIEAEVPDRATAVVVYCAAGHRSALAARTLGELGYGDVRSLAGGFSAWRAAGLPVARADADDLTPAQRARYARHLILPEVGEAGQRALLAARVAVIGAGGLGSPVALYLAAAGVGTLTIIDDDLVDASNLQRQVLHTTERVGQPKVDSAARTIAALNPDVTVRGHQVRLSSANALELLADHQVIVDGTDNFATRYLVNDAALRLGVPVVHASIWRFEGQLTVFGAGGQPCYRCLYPAPPPPGAAPSCAEAGVLGVLPGVLGVLQATEAIKLVLGLPTVAGRLLVYDALRAKLRDLALRRDPACATCGDGVDRTTIPLIDYAAFCAGP; the protein is encoded by the coding sequence GTGCCGAGCTACGCCGAGTTCCTGGCCGCCGCGCTGGCCGCGATCCGCGAGGTCCTCCCGGCCGAGGCGCTGGCCGGCGCGCCGGTGGTCATCGACGTGCGCGAGGCCGACGAGCGGGCCGAGGGGACGATCCCGGGCGCGCGCGCGATCCCGCGGGGCTCTCTCGAGAGCCGCATCGAGGCCGAGGTGCCCGACCGCGCGACCGCGGTGGTCGTGTACTGCGCCGCCGGCCACCGGTCGGCCCTGGCGGCCCGGACCCTGGGCGAGCTCGGCTACGGCGACGTGCGCTCGCTGGCCGGCGGCTTCAGCGCGTGGCGCGCGGCGGGCCTGCCGGTGGCCCGGGCCGACGCCGACGACCTGACGCCGGCGCAGCGGGCCCGCTACGCCCGGCACCTGATCCTGCCCGAGGTCGGCGAGGCCGGGCAGCGCGCGCTGCTCGCGGCGCGGGTCGCGGTGATCGGCGCCGGGGGCCTGGGCTCGCCGGTGGCGCTGTACCTGGCCGCGGCCGGGGTCGGCACGCTGACGATCATCGACGACGACCTGGTCGACGCGTCGAACCTGCAGCGCCAGGTCCTGCACACCACCGAGCGGGTCGGCCAGCCCAAGGTCGACAGCGCGGCGCGCACGATCGCCGCGCTCAACCCCGACGTGACCGTGCGCGGGCATCAGGTCCGGCTCAGCAGCGCCAATGCGCTCGAGCTGCTGGCCGACCACCAGGTGATCGTCGACGGCACCGACAACTTCGCGACCCGCTACCTCGTCAACGACGCGGCGCTGCGCCTGGGCGTGCCGGTGGTGCACGCGTCGATCTGGCGGTTCGAGGGCCAGCTGACGGTGTTCGGCGCTGGCGGCCAGCCCTGCTACCGGTGCCTGTACCCCGCGCCGCCGCCGCCGGGCGCCGCGCCGAGCTGCGCCGAGGCCGGGGTGCTGGGCGTGCTGCCCGGGGTGCTGGGCGTGCTCCAGGCCACCGAGGCGATCAAGCTGGTGCTGGGCCTGCCGACCGTGGCTGGGCGCCTGCTGGTCTACGACGCCTTGCGCGCCAAGCTGCGCGACCTGGCGCTGCGCCGCGATCCGGCCTGCGCCACCTGCGGCGACGGCGTCGACCGCACCACCATCCCGCTCATCGACTACGCCGCGTTCTGCGCCGGCCCATGA
- a CDS encoding serine/threonine protein kinase, with protein MAIAPGQLIGNYRVLSRLGVGGMGVVYLAEHPIIGKKVALKVIHRELAANREVIGRFYQEARAVNLIGNEHIVEVHDFGQSAEGDHFFIMEYLDGKTLAQVLTRERLLDVGRALHVSAQIAQALQAAHTAGIIHRDLKPDNVMLCERGGDPDFVKLLDFGLAKMAAEGGLKNLTAAGVILGTPQYMSPEACESKKVDHRTDIYALGVLLFQMLCGQVPFDADTMGGVLIKQVTQPPPAPRGLSSMIPPAVEQIILRCLAKSPDARFQTMQELYAALCDPDRYLGGAPASMPAAQPSAAAQAKTSFAVGTNAAMGYAATAGFPAYETQSRNRDAVAAALAAQQQAAGPRITGAGQAQQATAIIEQPGGQGATLIGVLAAAAPPTAPRRSTSVPIAVPQNQTLVIATPPGHSRHPPRRGLGVALGVAAAVIAAVVIAVVVLGGGGDGAGGDSPAAAPIDAAPAVAVVEPDAAPAIDAAPAPVAMAEVTITSEPSDATIYDADGTPLGITPATLTLPADGVARTFTLRRAGRKPREKVIAVTGDMVVTVLLDVDTGGGSGHKPDKRSGDNDPAGSGSGSERNDIMEPTLR; from the coding sequence GTGGCGATCGCTCCGGGCCAGCTCATCGGCAACTACCGGGTGCTCTCGCGCCTCGGCGTCGGTGGCATGGGGGTGGTGTACCTGGCCGAGCACCCGATCATCGGCAAGAAGGTCGCGCTCAAGGTCATCCACCGCGAGCTCGCGGCCAACCGCGAGGTGATCGGCCGCTTCTACCAGGAGGCGCGGGCGGTCAACCTGATCGGCAACGAGCACATCGTCGAGGTCCACGACTTCGGGCAGTCGGCCGAGGGCGATCACTTCTTCATCATGGAGTACCTGGACGGCAAGACGCTGGCCCAGGTGCTGACCCGCGAGCGCCTGCTCGACGTCGGCCGCGCCCTGCACGTCAGCGCGCAGATCGCGCAGGCGCTGCAGGCCGCGCACACCGCCGGCATCATCCACCGCGATCTCAAGCCCGACAACGTCATGCTGTGCGAGCGCGGCGGCGACCCCGACTTCGTCAAGCTGCTCGACTTCGGGCTGGCCAAGATGGCGGCCGAGGGCGGCCTCAAGAACCTGACCGCCGCCGGCGTCATCCTCGGCACGCCCCAGTACATGTCGCCCGAGGCGTGCGAGAGCAAGAAGGTCGATCACCGCACCGACATCTACGCGCTCGGCGTGCTGCTGTTCCAGATGCTGTGCGGCCAGGTGCCGTTCGACGCCGACACGATGGGCGGCGTGCTGATCAAGCAGGTCACCCAGCCGCCGCCGGCGCCGCGGGGCCTGTCCTCGATGATCCCGCCGGCGGTCGAGCAGATCATCCTGCGCTGCCTGGCCAAGTCCCCCGACGCTCGGTTCCAGACGATGCAGGAGCTGTACGCGGCCCTGTGCGATCCGGATCGCTACCTGGGCGGGGCGCCGGCGTCGATGCCGGCGGCGCAGCCGAGCGCGGCGGCCCAGGCCAAGACCAGCTTCGCCGTCGGGACCAACGCCGCGATGGGCTACGCCGCCACCGCCGGCTTCCCGGCCTACGAGACCCAGTCGCGGAACCGCGACGCGGTCGCCGCCGCCCTGGCCGCGCAGCAGCAGGCCGCTGGGCCGCGGATCACCGGCGCCGGTCAGGCCCAGCAGGCGACCGCGATCATCGAGCAACCCGGGGGGCAGGGGGCGACCTTGATCGGGGTGCTGGCCGCGGCCGCGCCGCCGACCGCGCCGCGCCGGTCCACGTCGGTGCCGATCGCGGTGCCGCAGAACCAGACCTTGGTCATCGCGACGCCGCCCGGGCACTCGCGGCACCCGCCGCGGCGCGGGCTGGGGGTCGCGCTCGGCGTCGCCGCTGCCGTCATCGCCGCGGTCGTGATCGCGGTCGTGGTCCTCGGCGGTGGCGGCGACGGCGCCGGCGGTGACTCGCCCGCCGCGGCGCCGATCGACGCGGCGCCCGCGGTCGCGGTGGTCGAGCCCGACGCTGCCCCGGCGATCGACGCGGCGCCGGCGCCGGTCGCGATGGCCGAGGTCACGATCACCAGCGAGCCCAGCGACGCCACGATCTACGACGCCGACGGCACCCCGCTCGGCATCACGCCGGCGACGCTGACCTTGCCGGCCGACGGCGTCGCGCGCACGTTCACGCTGCGCCGCGCCGGGCGCAAGCCGCGCGAGAAGGTCATCGCGGTGACCGGCGACATGGTGGTCACGGTGCTGCTCGACGTCGACACCGGCGGTGGCAGCGGGCACAAGCCCGACAAGCGGTCCGGCGACAACGACCCGGCCGGCAGCGGCAGCGGCAGCGAGCGCAACGACATCATGGAGCCGACGCTGCGCTGA
- the nth gene encoding endonuclease III, whose protein sequence is MGHRPRSTTSPTPATGPDVPAMLAALAATWPDATCELDHQDAYQLLCATILAAQSTDKMINTLTPALFAKYPDAHALAAAEPTEVEPLIYKSGFFRAKARSLVGMARALVERHGGQVPADLDALVALPGVARKTANVVLSTALGVTVGVVVDTHVTRIAHLLGLTRETDPVKIERDLMAALPRTAWKTFADRVIWHGRRVCFARRPQCERCALAPLCPSASVPGRGAETEAATAAPKPAAKARPVKATPATPRPAAKATPVKATPATTARPAAKATPAAKAVTAAKVTAAKVTAAKVTAAKVTAAKVTAAKVTASRSTASAQPTPARAKPRPGRAR, encoded by the coding sequence ATGGGTCACCGACCTCGGTCTACCACGTCCCCCACGCCGGCGACGGGTCCGGACGTGCCAGCGATGCTCGCCGCGCTCGCCGCGACCTGGCCCGACGCCACCTGCGAGCTCGATCACCAGGACGCCTACCAGCTCCTGTGCGCGACCATCCTGGCGGCGCAGTCGACCGACAAGATGATCAACACGCTCACGCCGGCGCTGTTCGCAAAGTACCCCGACGCGCACGCGCTGGCCGCGGCCGAGCCGACCGAGGTCGAGCCGCTGATCTACAAGTCGGGGTTCTTCCGGGCCAAGGCCCGCAGCCTGGTCGGCATGGCCCGGGCGCTGGTCGAGCGCCACGGCGGCCAGGTCCCGGCCGATCTCGACGCGCTCGTGGCGCTGCCCGGCGTCGCGCGCAAGACCGCCAACGTGGTGCTGTCGACCGCGCTGGGCGTCACCGTCGGCGTCGTCGTCGACACCCACGTCACGCGGATCGCGCACCTGCTCGGGCTCACGCGCGAGACCGATCCGGTCAAGATCGAGCGCGACCTGATGGCAGCGCTGCCGCGGACCGCGTGGAAGACCTTCGCCGATCGCGTGATCTGGCACGGCCGCCGGGTGTGCTTCGCCCGCCGGCCGCAGTGCGAGCGCTGCGCGCTGGCGCCGCTGTGCCCGTCGGCCTCGGTGCCGGGCCGGGGCGCCGAGACCGAGGCCGCGACCGCGGCGCCGAAGCCCGCCGCGAAGGCCAGGCCCGTCAAGGCCACGCCCGCGACGCCCAGGCCCGCCGCGAAGGCCACGCCCGTCAAGGCCACACCCGCCACGACGGCCAGGCCCGCCGCCAAGGCCACGCCCGCCGCGAAGGCTGTCACCGCCGCGAAGGTCACCGCCGCGAAGGTCACCGCCGCGAAGGTCACCGCCGCGAAGGTCACCGCCGCGAAGGTCACCGCCGCGAAGGTCACCGCGTCGAGGTCGACCGCGTCGGCGCAGCCAACGCCCGCGCGGGCGAAGCCGAGGCCAGGTCGCGCGCGGTGA
- the iscU gene encoding Fe-S cluster assembly scaffold IscU: MAYSDKVIDHYENPRNVGSLGKDDDDVGTGLVGAPACGDVMKLQIKVKDGVIADARFKTFGCGSAIASSSLATEMIKGMTLDQAAEIKNTQIVTELNLPPVKIHCSVLAEDAIKAAIDDYKKKQAAKA; the protein is encoded by the coding sequence ATGGCGTACTCCGACAAGGTCATCGATCACTACGAGAACCCGCGCAACGTGGGCTCGCTGGGCAAGGACGACGACGACGTCGGCACGGGGCTGGTGGGCGCGCCGGCGTGCGGCGACGTCATGAAGCTGCAGATCAAGGTCAAGGACGGCGTCATCGCGGACGCGCGGTTCAAGACCTTCGGCTGCGGCTCGGCGATCGCGTCGTCGTCGCTGGCGACCGAGATGATCAAGGGCATGACCCTCGATCAGGCGGCCGAGATCAAGAACACCCAGATCGTGACCGAGCTGAACCTGCCGCCGGTCAAGATCCACTGCTCGGTGCTCGCCGAGGACGCGATCAAGGCGGCCATCGACGACTACAAGAAGAAGCAGGCCGCGAAGGCCTGA
- a CDS encoding IscS subfamily cysteine desulfurase, producing the protein MSTTVTPPAATPTPTSLGRLVAPSAAVKLPIFMDNHSTTPVDPRVLETMLPFFTEHFGNAASRNHVFGWTAEAAVDAARGQIAALIGGDAKEIVITSGATEAINLAIKGVASYYGKTNKHIITVETEHKATLDTCKRLERDGFTVTYLTPAPDGLVTPAQVAAAVTDQTILVSIMLANNEIGVVQPMADITRAVKAKNPKTLVHSDVVQAAGKVDCDVEAMKLDLASLSSHKMYGPKGVGALWVRRKPRVRIDPIIDGGGHERGMRSGTLPVPLIVGFGKAAELARLERVDEAERLLRLRTRLHEGIVARLPECYVNGSLEHRLPGNLNISFAFVEGESLLMALKDIAVSSGSACTSASLEPSYVLRALGIGEELAHTSIRFGIGRFNTEAEIDYTIDVVVTAVERLRELSPLWEMHQDGIDIKSIAWTGH; encoded by the coding sequence ATGTCCACGACCGTCACGCCCCCCGCCGCAACGCCCACGCCGACCTCGCTCGGCCGCCTGGTCGCGCCCTCGGCCGCCGTCAAGCTGCCCATCTTCATGGACAACCACTCGACGACGCCGGTCGATCCGCGCGTGCTCGAGACGATGCTGCCGTTCTTCACCGAGCACTTCGGCAACGCCGCGAGCCGCAACCACGTGTTCGGCTGGACCGCCGAGGCCGCGGTCGACGCCGCCCGCGGCCAGATCGCCGCGCTGATCGGCGGCGACGCCAAGGAGATCGTCATCACCTCGGGCGCGACCGAGGCGATCAACCTGGCGATCAAGGGCGTCGCCTCGTACTACGGCAAGACCAACAAGCACATCATCACCGTCGAGACCGAGCACAAGGCGACGCTCGACACCTGCAAGCGCCTCGAGCGCGACGGCTTCACGGTCACCTACCTGACCCCGGCCCCCGACGGGCTGGTCACGCCCGCCCAGGTCGCGGCGGCGGTCACCGACCAGACCATCCTGGTGAGCATCATGCTCGCCAACAACGAGATCGGCGTCGTCCAGCCGATGGCCGACATCACCCGCGCGGTGAAGGCCAAGAACCCCAAGACGCTGGTCCACTCCGACGTGGTGCAGGCGGCCGGCAAGGTCGACTGCGACGTCGAGGCGATGAAGCTCGACCTGGCGTCGCTCAGCTCGCACAAGATGTACGGCCCCAAGGGCGTCGGCGCGCTGTGGGTGCGCCGCAAGCCGCGGGTGCGCATCGACCCGATCATCGACGGCGGCGGCCACGAGCGCGGCATGCGCTCGGGCACCCTGCCGGTGCCGCTGATCGTCGGGTTCGGCAAGGCCGCCGAGCTGGCGCGGCTCGAGCGCGTCGACGAGGCCGAGCGCCTGCTGCGCCTGCGCACCCGCCTCCACGAGGGCATCGTGGCCCGGCTGCCCGAGTGCTACGTCAACGGCTCGCTCGAGCACCGGCTGCCCGGCAACCTCAACATCTCGTTCGCGTTCGTCGAGGGCGAGAGCCTGCTGATGGCGCTCAAGGACATCGCGGTGTCGTCGGGCTCGGCCTGCACCTCGGCGTCGCTCGAGCCCAGCTACGTGCTGCGCGCGCTCGGCATCGGCGAGGAGCTGGCCCACACCTCGATCCGCTTCGGCATCGGCCGCTTCAACACCGAGGCCGAGATCGACTACACGATCGACGTGGTCGTCACCGCGGTCGAGCGGCTGCGCGAGCTGTCGCCGCTGTGGGAGATGCACCAGGACGGCATCGACATCAAGTCGATCGCCTGGACCGGGCATTGA